The proteins below are encoded in one region of Candidatus Atribacteria bacterium ADurb.Bin276:
- a CDS encoding methylcobalamin:coenzyme M methyltransferase, whose product MNGKDRVKTALKHQEPDRVPISCQYTPEIQRLLEDYTGQKGIDVNVAMGDDAVIVWEGMVNLFNGKIKEGEIYDTEWGIRFLKKGLYNEICHNPLSIATTVDELKKYPFPLPVSQELIDRAANIIKKYSDNYAIIGAVPLTMWEGAIHLRGYQQMLEDMLTNLRMAETLLDRVMEYHFEIAMALIDLGIDILWLGDDVGMQSGMLISPNLWRQVFKPRWKMMFQAFKKRNPNLIIAYHSDGGIRPIIPDFIEIGLDLLNPLQPLSIGMDSFELKKDFGKDLSFFGGIDIQEALPFGTPRMVRDEVKKRIDAFAPGGGYLCGPTHNIQADTSLENILTMYHTIQNYGQYTVRY is encoded by the coding sequence ATGAATGGAAAAGATCGAGTCAAGACTGCCTTAAAACACCAAGAACCGGACCGCGTTCCCATCTCCTGCCAATATACACCCGAAATCCAACGGCTTCTTGAAGATTATACTGGACAAAAAGGTATAGACGTCAATGTTGCCATGGGAGATGATGCGGTTATTGTCTGGGAAGGAATGGTTAATCTTTTTAATGGAAAGATTAAAGAAGGGGAGATCTATGACACTGAATGGGGAATTCGATTTTTAAAAAAAGGTCTTTATAATGAGATATGTCATAATCCGCTGAGCATAGCCACCACAGTTGATGAGCTAAAAAAGTATCCTTTTCCCCTACCAGTAAGCCAGGAGTTGATCGATAGAGCAGCGAATATTATTAAAAAATATAGCGATAATTATGCCATCATTGGAGCAGTGCCTTTAACTATGTGGGAGGGAGCAATTCATCTGCGAGGTTACCAACAAATGTTGGAAGATATGCTTACAAATTTAAGAATGGCAGAGACATTATTGGATCGAGTCATGGAATATCATTTCGAAATTGCTATGGCCCTTATTGATTTGGGAATAGATATTCTCTGGCTGGGTGATGATGTTGGAATGCAAAGTGGTATGCTTATTTCTCCCAATCTCTGGAGGCAAGTATTTAAGCCACGCTGGAAAATGATGTTTCAAGCATTCAAAAAAAGAAATCCTAATCTCATCATCGCTTATCATTCTGATGGCGGAATCCGGCCGATCATCCCTGATTTTATCGAAATCGGATTGGACCTGCTCAATCCTCTCCAGCCTTTAAGCATCGGAATGGATTCGTTTGAATTAAAAAAAGATTTTGGTAAGGATTTAAGTTTTTTTGGGGGCATTGATATTCAAGAAGCCTTACCATTCGGGACTCCGCGAATGGTAAGAGATGAGGTGAAAAAGAGAATCGATGCCTTTGCCCCTGGTGGAGGTTACCTCTGTGGGCCAACTCATAATATTCAAGCTGATACTTCTCTCGAAAATATTTTAACCATGTACCATACTATTCAAAATTATGGCCAATACACTGTAAGATATTGA